The Methanobrevibacter ruminantium genomic sequence TGATTGCTTCAAGAGCATTTGCAGGATCCATTTGATATGATTTTCTGTTACCTGCAGTAGGAGCAGAACATGCTGCTTCCCTAAATGGATAATAGAATGAAGAAGCAAATTTAACTGAATAGGACATAATCATTGTATTGTAATAACCGTTTTCATCAAGAATTTCCCTTAATGCTTGTATTCTTCCATCCATCATATCAGAAGGAGCTACAATGTCTGCACCTGCCTCTGCATGGGAAAGTGCAACTTTTGCAAGATATTCCAAGGATTCGTCATTTAAGATTTCAAAGCCAAAATCAGTGTCATCATTCTTTTCAATCAAACCGCAATGGCCATGAGAAGTGTATTGGCATAAGCAAACATCAGTAATGATAACTAAATCAGTTTCCTCCTTAAGCTTGCGGACAGTTCTTTGAACAATTCCTGTTGAAGCAAAAGCAGGAGATCCAATTGCATCCTTTTTCTCAGGGCTTGGAAGGCCGAAAACAATAATGGATTTCAAGCCTTTAGCTTCCAATTCCTTTGCATATTCCACACAGTCATTTAAAGAATATCTGTATTCTCCAGGCATTGTGGAAATAGCTTCCTTTTCACCATCTTTAAGGTCTTCTTTAACGAAAATTGGATAAATCAAATCCTCTTTATTCAATTTGGTTTCACGTACAATGTCTCTAATTTTAGAGTTTTTCCTATATCTTCTCATTCTTGTAATTGGAAAATTCATGATTTCACTTCTTAATGATTATTAATAAAAAATTATTACTTTAAATTAATTTAGATTAAATTGGAATAATTTAAAGTTTTATAAAAATTATTTTTTTATAAAATTTATTCATATAATAGTTTATCAAATTACTAATATAAATTTTAATGTAAATTCATATAAAAACTTAAACTATATTAAGGGAAATAAAAATATTTAATATTAGAAAATTAAATTGAGGAAAGTGAACAAACTTATAATAATTTAATAAAATCTTTTGAGGAATTATATGACAAACACTATTGGAAAAATCTTTTCAATTACAAGTTTCGGTTCCAGTCATGGAAAAGCACTTGGAGCAGTTATAGATGGATGTCCAGCTAATTTGGAACTTAGCGAAGAGGATATTCAAATTGAATTGAATAAAAGAAGACCTGGAACAAGTGCGCTCACAACATCCAGAAAGGAAGGGGATAAAATAGAAATTGTATCTGGAATATTTGAAGGAAAAACAGATGGAACCCCAATCACTGGAATCGTTTATAACACCAATCAAAAATCCAAGGATTATTCAAACATTAAGAACACTCCAAGGCCAGGACATGGAGATTTTTGCTGGATGGAAAAATATGGAATCTACGACTATAATGGAGGAGGTCGTGGAAGCGGCAGAATCACCATAGGACATGTTATTGGAGGGGCTATTGCAAAGAAACTATTAAAGACCCAAGGCATTGAAATAATATCCCACGTTGTCCAAATAGGAAATATCAAAGCAGAAAATATAGATTATGGAAACCTAAAAGACACAATTGAAAAAAACAACGTCAAATGTGGTGATGCAAATGCTGCAAAACTCATGGAAGAATTGATCCTTTCCAAAAAACAGGAAGGGGATTCAGTTGGAGGAATAGTTGAAACAATTGCAACTGGAGTTCCTGCAGGACTTGGAGAGCCAGTGTTTGGAAAGCTTGATGGTGATTTGGCACAAATTTTAATGAGCATTAATGCAGTTAAAGGAGTTGAAATAGGATTAGGCTTTGAAAGTGCAAAATCAACAGCATCAGAGATTAACGATGAATTCTACTACGATGAAGACAATAATATAAAAACTAAAACCAATAATTCTGGAGGAATTCTTGGTGGAATGAGTAATGGAATGCCAATCGTTTCAAGAATTGCTGTTAAGCCAACACCTTCAATCTCTAAAATCCAAAATACAATTGACTTGGAAAAAGGAGAAAACACAACAATTGAAATCAGTGGCAGACATGATCCATGCATATGTCCAAGAGTCACTGCAGTTGCCGAATCAGCTACAGCTATCATTTTAGCGGACCATATGATTCGCGGAGGATTTATACATCCGACAAACTTAAATAAGTCTATTTAAATCAAGAGACGCATTTCATGAAAGAATCTTGAAATTACATGAAATGAAAAATAGCAAAAAATATTATAAAATTTTCAAAAATTAAAATAAAAAATACTGAAAAATTTTAAAAAAATTTTGTAAAAATAGATATAAAAAATTAAAAAACTGAAAAATTTTAAAAAAATAGATATAAAAAATTAAAAATAAAATAAGAAAATAATTTAGTTGTCATAATTATTTTTCTTATTATTCCTTTTTTTTATTTGGTTTTGATTCGAAATTAAGGGAATAGACATCCTCTTGTTTTATGCGATTTGCAAACCTATCCTTAAGACGAATCATTTTAGAACGTTCAGGATATTTCTCATTGATATCCACTTTCATACCATCAAAAGCAGCTAATGTTCTAACTCCAGTCTTTTTAGAGACTCTTATTGCCTCTTCAACTGGGTTTGCAGCAATCATCTTGAAACCGAAGTGTGTCATAATCGCTAAACTTGGCTTGACCTGCTCAACAATGTCAATGAAATTATCAGTGCACATATGTCCCCTAATGGATCTTGGTCCTGGCCTTAAGACACTACCAATTAAAATGTCTGCATTTTTATGGTATTTCGGCAATTCATCAAAATATTCAGTGTCAGCAGTGTATGAAATCTTAAACCCATTATTCTCTATTTGGAAACCTACACCTGTAGGGTCTCCATGTCTTGTTTCAGTACCTTTAATGGTAAATGAAGGAAAACGTGCTATCTTATTAGGAGTCAAGATCAAATTTTTAGAATTGCTTTTATGATAACTTGAAATAGCAGGACCCCAACGTTGGAATTTTTCAAAAACAGATTGGCTTCCCATAATGATACCATTGTTCTTTGTCATTCCTCTTGTCATTGCTTCAATGAATATTTCAGCATCATTATAATGGTCTGTATGAGAATGAGAAATAAAAACTCCATCAATTTTAGTGGGATTTACACCAAACTGATAAGATCTGACCAATGCTCCAGGACCGGGGTCAACTTGATAATTCTTTCCTCCAAAATCATCAATTCTGAAGCCCCCAGTCATTCTCTTTTGACTGATGGTGGCAAACCTACCACCTCCAGAACCTAAAAATGTAATTTTCATTATTGTCACCTTTTAAAAAAACAAATAATACATTCAATCCAAATACAATCAATAATAAACACTACTTATTTAAGATGACATAATATGATATCACATTTTAAATTAGCCTTATTACGTTTAATGCATAAAACTTCATTTTCAATAACAACTTGGTCTTTTAATAATGCATCATCTTCCTCTTCAACAAACATGATAACATTTTCACCAGGCTTTGCAAGAAGTTTCCAATTGATGTCAAATGCCCTTACATCAGGATTTAATTTCACTTGAATCATCTTTTCATCAATTGAATCAACAATTCCCACAGGACCTTCATCGATAATTGTGGAAGCTAATTTAATTGTTTCATTTTGTTTTAATAAATCTTCCCTAAGCTTTGTTCTAAACTTAGCTAAAAGAGTTACATCTCTTTCAATGACTTCATCCAAATAATCTTGAACCTTGTCTTTTGATAAGTTGTTTTGTTGAATAACAACATCATATTTAGTACCTAATGAAGGAGTTTTTTTAGAGATATCATCTATTATCTGACCAAAAATATCTCCCATATATTTTAAGCTGAAACTAGGTTTCCATCTGTTTTTAAGCATTTCATTAGCTAAAGATTTTGTAATCTTATTTCCAAATACAATTATGGAAGATTCTCCTCTTTTGGCATTGACTATTTCAGATCCAGTTAGTTCAATAATTTGGAAACCGTTTGTTGTACCATAAATTCTTTTTCTTTTGGTTTCCATAGTTCCTCTTGAACTTACTTCCCCTACAGCTACATTTTCTACACTTTTTACTTTAGTTGCATCATCTGTAATTTTTAAGCTTATTCCGAGCTCTTCCGCTCTTGCATATAATTCTTCATCACTAGTGATTTCACCGGTGTAAATTTCTTGTTCTAAAAGTTCACGTTCATCTTTAGAACCAAAATAGGCA encodes the following:
- the hemB gene encoding porphobilinogen synthase — its product is MNFPITRMRRYRKNSKIRDIVRETKLNKEDLIYPIFVKEDLKDGEKEAISTMPGEYRYSLNDCVEYAKELEAKGLKSIIVFGLPSPEKKDAIGSPAFASTGIVQRTVRKLKEETDLVIITDVCLCQYTSHGHCGLIEKNDDTDFGFEILNDESLEYLAKVALSHAEAGADIVAPSDMMDGRIQALREILDENGYYNTMIMSYSVKFASSFYYPFREAACSAPTAGNRKSYQMDPANALEAIREAELDVIEGADFLMVKPALPYLDIIKTIKDEFPMPLVTYNVSGEYSMIMAAIENGYLSEEAIMESLLSIKRAGADLIITNFAPYALDHL
- a CDS encoding DUF2121 family protein, translating into MSLIIAYVGKKGCVMAGDKRRIAYFGSKDERELLEQEIYTGEITSDEELYARAEELGISLKITDDATKVKSVENVAVGEVSSRGTMETKRKRIYGTTNGFQIIELTGSEIVNAKRGESSIIVFGNKITKSLANEMLKNRWKPSFSLKYMGDIFGQIIDDISKKTPSLGTKYDVVIQQNNLSKDKVQDYLDEVIERDVTLLAKFRTKLREDLLKQNETIKLASTIIDEGPVGIVDSIDEKMIQVKLNPDVRAFDINWKLLAKPGENVIMFVEEEDDALLKDQVVIENEVLCIKRNKANLKCDIILCHLK
- a CDS encoding MBL fold metallo-hydrolase — translated: MKITFLGSGGGRFATISQKRMTGGFRIDDFGGKNYQVDPGPGALVRSYQFGVNPTKIDGVFISHSHTDHYNDAEIFIEAMTRGMTKNNGIIMGSQSVFEKFQRWGPAISSYHKSNSKNLILTPNKIARFPSFTIKGTETRHGDPTGVGFQIENNGFKISYTADTEYFDELPKYHKNADILIGSVLRPGPRSIRGHMCTDNFIDIVEQVKPSLAIMTHFGFKMIAANPVEEAIRVSKKTGVRTLAAFDGMKVDINEKYPERSKMIRLKDRFANRIKQEDVYSLNFESKPNKKKE
- the aroC gene encoding chorismate synthase → MTNTIGKIFSITSFGSSHGKALGAVIDGCPANLELSEEDIQIELNKRRPGTSALTTSRKEGDKIEIVSGIFEGKTDGTPITGIVYNTNQKSKDYSNIKNTPRPGHGDFCWMEKYGIYDYNGGGRGSGRITIGHVIGGAIAKKLLKTQGIEIISHVVQIGNIKAENIDYGNLKDTIEKNNVKCGDANAAKLMEELILSKKQEGDSVGGIVETIATGVPAGLGEPVFGKLDGDLAQILMSINAVKGVEIGLGFESAKSTASEINDEFYYDEDNNIKTKTNNSGGILGGMSNGMPIVSRIAVKPTPSISKIQNTIDLEKGENTTIEISGRHDPCICPRVTAVAESATAIILADHMIRGGFIHPTNLNKSI